In Rickettsia endosymbiont of Gonocerus acuteangulatus, the following are encoded in one genomic region:
- a CDS encoding IS630 family transposase, with the protein MARAYAIELRLRVIKAVEAGIRISKVSKLFNVSRDTIYKWKKLKDKQGTLEAATGYQKGHSHKIKDSEFFKANMNKTSKELAKQWGNIASVTILRQIRKLGYSYKKTHFHLKRDIKLRNEFIAKIQTITKDKLVYLDESGIEDNACKEYGWSIIGQRCYGEKVYQHKFRISMIAGLCNGNLIAPVIFEGNCNTEVFKTYIRDVLITELQPGQTVIMDNINFHKNSKVKEFIESVGCTILYLPTYSPDLNPIEHYWFKIKNEIRKVVGDFETFYDAVFNTIKLSVS; encoded by the coding sequence ATGGCACGAGCATATGCAATAGAACTAAGACTAAGAGTTATAAAAGCTGTAGAAGCAGGGATACGAATAAGTAAGGTAAGTAAATTATTTAATGTAAGTCGTGATACTATATATAAATGGAAAAAATTAAAAGATAAGCAAGGTACTTTAGAAGCAGCAACTGGTTATCAGAAAGGACATAGTCATAAGATAAAAGATTCAGAATTTTTTAAAGCTAATATGAATAAAACATCAAAGGAGTTAGCAAAGCAATGGGGTAATATTGCATCTGTAACTATTTTAAGACAAATCAGAAAACTTGGCTATAGCTATAAAAAAACTCATTTTCATCTGAAAAGAGATATTAAATTAAGAAATGAATTTATAGCAAAGATACAAACCATCACAAAAGACAAATTAGTATATCTTGATGAATCTGGAATAGAGGATAATGCTTGCAAAGAGTATGGATGGAGCATTATAGGACAAAGGTGTTATGGAGAAAAGGTGTATCAACATAAATTTAGAATAAGTATGATAGCTGGTCTTTGTAATGGTAATCTTATTGCTCCTGTAATATTTGAAGGTAATTGTAATACAGAGGTCTTTAAAACTTATATTAGGGATGTATTAATTACAGAATTACAACCTGGGCAAACCGTTATTATGGATAACATTAATTTTCATAAAAATTCTAAAGTTAAAGAGTTCATTGAATCCGTTGGTTGTACCATATTGTATTTACCAACTTACTCTCCTGATTTAAATCCTATAGAGCATTACTGGTTTAAGATAAAAAATGAAATTAGGAAAGTTGTAGGAGATTTTGAAACATTTTATGATGCTGTTTTTAATACTATTAAATTGTCAGTATCTTAA
- a CDS encoding IS30 family transposase has protein sequence MIIPQRISIHQRDAIATKKVEVGNFEADLTFHKGNQSMNIGALVDKKSQKIILVLNNSKRAKTVTTGFLKKIKTLPSSVRKTITMDNGKEFVGHLAYRLSGFQTFFCDPYRPRQKALVEKMNSMIHRILPKNTDITTVTQRGLDNVAEILNNMPRKLFGYKTPNEIWAENL, from the coding sequence ATCATTATACCACAAAGGATCTCAATACATCAGCGTGATGCAATAGCTACGAAAAAGGTAGAAGTAGGGAATTTTGAGGCAGATCTTACATTTCATAAAGGTAATCAAAGTATGAATATTGGTGCACTGGTGGATAAAAAGAGTCAAAAGATTATTTTAGTGCTGAATAACTCCAAGAGAGCTAAAACAGTTACCACTGGGTTTTTAAAAAAGATCAAAACGCTGCCAAGTAGTGTTAGAAAGACTATTACTATGGATAATGGCAAAGAGTTTGTAGGGCATCTTGCTTATAGACTATCTGGGTTTCAAACTTTCTTTTGTGATCCATACCGCCCTAGACAAAAAGCACTAGTGGAGAAAATGAATTCTATGATTCATAGAATTTTACCTAAAAATACAGATATTACTACCGTTACACAAAGAGGTCTTGACAATGTTGCTGAGATTTTAAATAACATGCCAAGAAAGCTTTTTGGTTATAAAACCCCCAATGAAATTTGGGCAGAAAATTTATAG
- the istB gene encoding IS21-like element helper ATPase IstB yields the protein MQNLFNDLRSFRLSGIVNSLNERIIYAQNNKLGFKEFLSLLCEDEKSNRKDNNYRRRKSAAKLPVTKNLEDFDFNFQPSVDAKVISDLSTCDYINTKGNVIFIGDSGTGKTHLAIGLALKALTREYSVYFTTVSDMLYNLHIARADNSYHKKVKLLLSFDLLILDELGFKQLPKHSVEDFFNIIAKRYENKSTIITTNKDFEKWNEIFADEVLTHAIIDRVVHHAHILNIKGKSYRINNYKSGGNMA from the coding sequence ATGCAGAACTTATTTAATGACCTACGAAGCTTTAGATTATCAGGTATAGTCAATAGTTTAAATGAAAGGATTATTTATGCTCAAAATAATAAACTAGGATTTAAAGAATTTCTATCACTATTATGTGAAGATGAAAAATCTAACCGTAAGGATAATAATTACCGTCGCCGTAAAAGTGCTGCTAAATTGCCGGTAACTAAAAATTTAGAAGACTTTGATTTTAATTTCCAACCAAGTGTTGATGCCAAAGTAATAAGTGATTTATCAACTTGTGATTATATTAATACTAAGGGAAATGTAATATTCATAGGTGATTCAGGAACTGGGAAAACTCATCTTGCCATTGGGCTAGCATTAAAAGCTTTAACACGAGAATACTCTGTATATTTTACTACGGTATCGGATATGCTTTATAATTTACATATTGCAAGAGCAGATAATAGTTATCACAAAAAGGTTAAATTACTCCTATCGTTTGATTTATTAATTCTTGATGAGCTCGGGTTTAAGCAATTGCCAAAACATTCAGTAGAAGACTTTTTTAATATTATTGCTAAACGATATGAAAATAAATCTACCATTATTACCACAAACAAGGATTTTGAAAAATGGAATGAAATATTTGCTGATGAAGTATTAACTCATGCAATTATTGATCGAGTGGTACATCATGCTCATATACTAAACATAAAAGGTAAAAGTTATCGTATTAATAACTATAAATCTGGAGGTAATATGGCATAA
- a CDS encoding helix-turn-helix domain-containing protein: protein MMNRKYRHLSREERYEIKRMYDLGVSINKIAQHLTRSKSTISMELKRNKVKGKYMPCVAQEQYKKRMHQQELLKIEKLPILLNLFWVYSPPLAA from the coding sequence ATGATGAACAGAAAATATAGACACTTATCTCGCGAAGAGAGATATGAAATAAAAAGAATGTATGACCTAGGAGTCAGTATTAACAAGATAGCACAACATCTTACGAGGTCTAAAAGCACTATTAGTATGGAGCTAAAAAGAAATAAAGTAAAAGGTAAGTATATGCCTTGTGTTGCTCAGGAACAATATAAAAAAAGGATGCATCAGCAAGAGTTATTAAAAATAGAGAAGTTACCTATTTTGTTAAATCTCTTTTGGGTATATTCCCCGCCGCTTGCGGCGTAA
- a CDS encoding transposase yields MSKRIKLQAIPINRTDYCQFLIVSQKNYSLTYYAEHAKKCSHDVINRFLRNEKYTPSLLWEHIKNDVIFSSNGYTIFDDTVLNKRNTKQIEIARSQYSGATGRVTKGIGVVSLVYYNPDINKFWVIDYRIFAPDHDGATKLEHLLNMLNNAVYSKKIPFQTVLFDTWYSTHKIMQHVDSLGKYYYAPIKANRNVSKTHDSKPYKAVKELTFLDEEIRHGVEIHIKGFAKNKHVNLFKFTVSTNRVEYVVTNNKTQKSSKAAQDEYGFRWVIESMHREIKQLTGIERCQCRKQRIQRNHISCAFLVWAFLKRTANTIGKTVYQIKLGLLDDYMQQQLRSPSLRYLEPNIA; encoded by the coding sequence ATGTCAAAGAGGATAAAGTTGCAAGCAATACCAATTAATAGGACAGATTATTGTCAATTTTTAATAGTTAGCCAAAAGAATTATAGTTTAACCTACTACGCTGAACATGCAAAGAAATGTAGTCATGATGTTATTAATAGATTTTTAAGGAATGAAAAATATACACCTTCTTTGTTATGGGAACACATCAAGAATGATGTTATTTTTTCATCTAATGGATATACAATATTTGATGATACGGTTTTAAATAAAAGGAATACGAAGCAAATAGAAATTGCAAGATCGCAGTACAGTGGAGCTACAGGTAGAGTTACTAAAGGTATAGGAGTAGTGAGTCTGGTATATTATAACCCTGATATTAATAAGTTTTGGGTAATAGATTATCGAATTTTTGCACCTGATCATGATGGAGCAACAAAACTAGAACATCTATTAAACATGTTAAATAATGCTGTTTATAGCAAGAAGATTCCTTTTCAAACAGTACTTTTTGACACATGGTATTCTACACACAAAATTATGCAACATGTTGACTCTCTGGGGAAATATTATTATGCCCCTATTAAAGCCAATAGAAACGTTAGTAAAACACACGATTCTAAACCTTATAAAGCTGTAAAAGAGTTGACATTTTTAGATGAAGAGATCAGGCATGGAGTAGAGATTCATATAAAAGGCTTTGCTAAAAATAAGCATGTTAATTTGTTTAAATTTACTGTTTCTACCAACAGAGTTGAGTATGTTGTTACCAATAACAAAACTCAAAAATCTTCTAAAGCTGCACAAGATGAGTATGGCTTTCGATGGGTAATTGAGAGCATGCACAGAGAAATTAAGCAACTTACTGGGATAGAACGTTGTCAATGCAGGAAACAGCGTATTCAACGTAATCATATTAGTTGTGCATTTTTAGTTTGGGCATTTCTCAAAAGGACTGCAAATACAATCGGTAAAACGGTTTACCAAATAAAGTTAGGGCTTTTAGATGACTATATGCAACAACAGCTGCGTTCTCCATCTTTACGATATTTAGAACCAAACATAGCGTAA
- a CDS encoding acyl-[ACP]--phospholipid O-acyltransferase — protein MDSNKLYLFKDRRFLPNFIVQLCGCLNDNILKNALVILITYGVVGSLSKYNNLLVLVTNAIFVLPFIIFASIAGQIADKYERSILIKIIKACEIAIIAFAIYGFHHNNIIVLLCSICLMSIHSTFFGPIKYSVLPDHLSKEELLGANGFVEAGTFIAIFIGTIIGSYYTISNNFIIYSLITIAAIGFISSLTTPKSNKANRDIKINFNIINESLNMIRYAQTKKQIYLAILGISWFWFIGAAIISQIPLLAKITFKADENVANLFLAVFSLGVGVGSFLCSKIFEDEITVKYLFISALGISIFGIDLFFASRISAVAYEPAQLKSIFVFLSKRHNWRIVIDLFFLAAIGGLYIVPLFAILQHYANPAHRSRIIAVNNLINSIFMVGSTIILSLLLYLNFTIPWIILFISLSNIIVTIYIYRLIPEVKIIPYPVLRRIFQFWFDLMYKVKVKGLENLQKAGNKVVVIANHISYLDPPLIATYLKEEMTFAISPDIRKIWWIRPFLRMTNTLPVDPNNPMAIKTLVKEVQNDRKIAIFPEGRISVTGSLMKIYEGPGMIADKANATILPVRIDGTQFTHFSKLRNILKRKIFPKITVTVLPPVKFADIGAASGQERRQYIARTLYDIMADMMFESSDYKNTLFASLIEAAKIHGFKKKIVNDFENNKATYQDLILKSFILGDLIKRNNIFGKHLGLMLPNTTNTLITFYAMQFSGFVPAIINWSSGINTIINSCKTAQLKVIYTSKQFIEKAELHELITNLLDFGIKVIYLEDFKNQINLALKLKASMGIRFSKTYYKYFCRNRDDEKPAVIVFTSGTEGEPKAVMLSHRNLQANRYQATAKIPFSPDDIVFNSLPLFHCFGLGGAIITTLNGIKLFLYPSPLNYRSIPEMIYDVGATILISTDTFLNGYANYAHPYDFYSLRYIFAGSEKLKETTRQFWLNKYGIRIFEGYGITESSPIIACNTPMHSKAGTVGRLLSKIEYKLEKVEGIDEGGRLLIRGPNVMLGYLDENGNYIYKEWHDTGDIVKIDGEGYITILGRLKRFAKIAGEMISLTKVEELASEIDPSSLHAAISTQDEMQGEKIILFTTSTIIDRENFTNNVRKTKVSLRYVPKIVITLPEIPLLANGKVNYLELMKDTDKYLNKFDSVSSRGLSL, from the coding sequence ATGGATTCAAATAAATTATATCTCTTTAAGGATAGGCGATTCTTACCGAATTTTATAGTACAGTTATGTGGTTGTCTTAACGATAACATCTTGAAAAATGCTCTTGTAATTTTAATTACTTATGGAGTTGTTGGTTCTCTAAGCAAATATAATAACTTACTTGTTTTAGTTACCAATGCTATTTTTGTTCTACCTTTTATAATATTTGCAAGTATAGCGGGACAAATTGCTGATAAATATGAACGCTCTATCCTAATTAAAATTATAAAAGCTTGCGAGATTGCTATAATCGCTTTTGCAATTTATGGTTTTCACCATAATAATATTATAGTACTGCTCTGCTCTATTTGCCTGATGAGTATTCATTCCACTTTCTTTGGTCCAATTAAATATAGCGTTCTTCCTGATCATTTGAGTAAAGAGGAATTGCTTGGAGCTAACGGTTTCGTTGAGGCTGGAACTTTCATCGCTATTTTTATTGGTACTATAATTGGCAGCTATTACACAATCAGTAATAATTTCATAATTTATTCCTTAATTACAATTGCAGCTATTGGCTTTATTTCAAGTCTTACTACACCAAAATCAAATAAAGCAAATCGTGATATTAAGATAAATTTTAATATCATAAACGAAAGCCTAAATATGATAAGATATGCTCAAACCAAAAAGCAAATATATTTAGCAATACTAGGCATTTCATGGTTTTGGTTTATTGGAGCTGCTATAATTTCTCAGATACCTTTACTTGCTAAAATAACGTTTAAAGCTGACGAGAATGTTGCTAATTTATTTTTAGCAGTTTTCTCGCTTGGCGTTGGTGTAGGCTCATTTTTATGTAGCAAAATATTTGAAGATGAAATTACTGTTAAATACCTCTTTATTTCAGCACTTGGCATTAGTATTTTTGGCATCGATTTATTTTTTGCTAGTAGAATTAGTGCAGTCGCTTATGAACCAGCTCAACTGAAAAGTATTTTTGTATTTTTATCAAAAAGGCATAATTGGCGAATAGTTATCGATCTATTCTTTTTAGCAGCAATTGGTGGATTATATATTGTACCTCTTTTTGCTATATTACAGCATTACGCAAATCCCGCTCACCGCAGCCGTATTATTGCCGTAAACAACCTAATTAATTCTATCTTTATGGTAGGATCAACTATTATCCTATCATTATTACTTTATTTAAATTTTACGATACCTTGGATAATATTATTTATCAGCCTATCTAATATCATCGTTACCATCTATATTTATCGCTTAATCCCTGAAGTTAAAATTATTCCTTATCCTGTCTTGCGTAGAATATTCCAATTTTGGTTTGATTTAATGTATAAGGTTAAAGTTAAAGGGCTCGAGAACTTACAGAAAGCAGGTAACAAAGTAGTAGTAATTGCCAACCATATTTCATATCTCGATCCACCTTTAATTGCAACCTATCTAAAAGAGGAAATGACCTTTGCAATAAGCCCTGATATACGCAAAATATGGTGGATTAGACCATTCTTGCGTATGACTAATACTTTGCCTGTTGATCCAAACAACCCAATGGCAATTAAGACCTTAGTAAAAGAAGTACAAAATGACCGAAAAATAGCTATTTTTCCAGAGGGTAGAATAAGTGTTACTGGTTCTTTAATGAAGATTTACGAAGGTCCTGGGATGATTGCCGATAAAGCAAACGCAACTATTTTACCAGTTAGAATAGATGGCACACAATTTACTCATTTCTCAAAGTTACGAAATATATTAAAGAGAAAAATATTTCCTAAAATTACTGTTACTGTTCTACCGCCAGTAAAATTTGCTGATATTGGTGCTGCATCCGGTCAAGAACGACGCCAATATATAGCAAGAACTCTATATGATATTATGGCTGATATGATGTTTGAGAGTTCAGACTATAAGAATACTTTATTTGCATCGCTGATAGAAGCTGCCAAAATTCATGGGTTTAAGAAAAAAATAGTCAATGATTTTGAAAATAATAAAGCTACTTATCAAGATTTAATACTTAAATCTTTTATTCTTGGTGATTTAATCAAAAGGAACAATATTTTTGGCAAGCATCTAGGTTTAATGCTGCCTAACACGACAAATACCCTAATTACCTTTTATGCCATGCAATTTAGTGGATTTGTTCCAGCTATAATTAATTGGAGCAGCGGGATAAATACTATTATTAACTCATGTAAAACTGCACAGCTAAAAGTAATTTATACCTCAAAGCAATTTATAGAAAAAGCAGAGCTACACGAATTAATAACTAATTTATTAGATTTTGGTATTAAAGTAATATATCTAGAAGATTTTAAAAACCAAATAAATCTAGCTCTAAAATTAAAAGCCTCAATGGGCATCCGTTTTTCTAAAACTTATTATAAGTATTTTTGCCGTAATCGTGATGATGAAAAACCAGCAGTAATAGTTTTTACTTCAGGCACCGAAGGAGAGCCTAAAGCTGTAATGTTATCTCACAGAAACCTACAAGCTAATAGATATCAAGCGACTGCTAAAATACCTTTTAGCCCTGATGATATAGTATTTAACTCACTGCCATTATTCCACTGCTTTGGGCTTGGCGGAGCGATTATTACGACTTTAAACGGCATTAAGCTATTTTTATACCCCTCACCTTTAAATTACCGCAGCATACCAGAAATGATATATGATGTCGGAGCAACTATATTAATTTCAACTGATACATTTTTAAATGGTTATGCCAATTACGCTCATCCATACGACTTTTATTCATTACGTTATATATTTGCAGGTAGCGAAAAATTAAAAGAAACTACCAGACAATTCTGGCTTAATAAATATGGTATACGCATTTTTGAGGGATATGGTATAACGGAAAGCTCACCTATAATTGCTTGCAATACCCCTATGCATAGTAAAGCTGGTACTGTTGGGAGGTTATTGTCAAAGATTGAATATAAACTTGAAAAAGTTGAAGGGATAGATGAAGGTGGACGTTTACTAATTCGTGGTCCTAATGTTATGCTTGGTTATTTAGACGAAAATGGTAACTATATTTATAAAGAATGGCACGATACAGGTGATATAGTTAAAATTGATGGAGAAGGATACATAACTATTTTAGGACGTTTGAAAAGATTTGCTAAAATAGCTGGTGAGATGATTTCGCTTACAAAAGTCGAGGAGCTTGCAAGCGAAATTGATCCTAGCTCCTTGCATGCTGCAATTTCTACACAAGATGAAATGCAAGGGGAAAAAATTATTTTATTTACTACCAGTACTATTATAGATAGAGAGAATTTTACAAATAACGTACGTAAGACAAAGGTTTCCTTACGCTATGTACCGAAAATAGTTATTACTTTACCTGAGATACCATTACTTGCAAATGGTAAAGTTAATTATTTAGAGTTGATGAAAGACACCGATAAATATTTAAATAAGTTTGACTCGGTGTCATCCCGTGGCTTGTCCTTATAG
- a CDS encoding IS30 family transposase, with amino-acid sequence MPQRISIHQRDAIAMQKLEVGHFEADLTFHKGNQSMNIGVLVDKKSQKIILVLNNSKRAKTVTTGFLKKIKTLPSSVRKTITMDNGKEFVGHLAYRLSGFQTFFCDPYRPRQKALVEKMNSMIHRILPKNTDITTVTQRGLDNIAEIL; translated from the coding sequence ATACCACAAAGGATCTCAATACATCAGCGTGATGCAATAGCAATGCAAAAGCTAGAAGTAGGGCATTTTGAGGCAGATCTTACATTTCATAAAGGTAATCAAAGTATGAATATCGGTGTGCTGGTGGATAAAAAGAGTCAAAAGATTATTTTAGTGCTGAATAACTCCAAGAGAGCTAAAACAGTTACCACTGGGTTTTTAAAAAAGATCAAAACGCTGCCAAGTAGTGTTAGAAAGACTATTACTATGGATAATGGCAAAGAGTTTGTAGGGCATCTTGCTTATAGACTATCTGGGTTTCAAACTTTCTTTTGTGATCCATACCGCCCTAGACAAAAAGCACTAGTGGAGAAAATGAATTCTATGATTCATAGAATTTTACCTAAAAATACAGATATTACAACCGTTACACAAAGAGGTCTTGACAATATTGCTGAGATTTTATGA
- the istA gene encoding IS21 family transposase, with the protein MYTTIITLYKQGNSQRNIAKLTRTDRKTVRKIINRYVEAGTESPAIYERSSVLDFWHEKIIELLEKNLSYIRIFEELKNQGYTSSYTSLTRYIKKYKIKDNSCIRFHTLAGEEAQVDFGDIGLQYNSKGRRVKAYVFNMRLSYSRLDYYEVVFDQSCQTWIQCHINAFNYFAGSPKVIKLDNLKAGVVDANFYEPVYQKEYKCLADHYGILLSPCRVYQPQEKGKVESGIKYVKNNFFAGRKFDRYEELTNGLANWLNKANSRIHGTTKRIPRELFEQEERSSLIPLPLETFDLSSWHNRKVAKDCHITIDNNYYSVPAKYIYSEVMVQLSPKLVQIFSIQNDLIARHVRTEGKGIFTTNPSHYAKYKRLCPGFIEYSEHYQQQMQQIGNNCSLLLESLQQTRVNDWQRCARGIISLRKVYNDDLIDKACHRALHYGISSYSKIKNILNSNAVNLPLPEFGGNNAELI; encoded by the coding sequence ATGTATACAACAATTATCACCCTTTATAAACAAGGCAATAGTCAAAGGAATATTGCCAAACTAACAAGAACAGACCGCAAAACAGTACGAAAAATAATAAACCGCTATGTAGAGGCTGGTACAGAATCCCCAGCAATCTATGAACGATCTTCAGTTTTGGATTTTTGGCACGAAAAAATAATTGAGTTATTAGAAAAAAATCTGAGTTACATAAGAATTTTTGAGGAGTTAAAAAATCAAGGTTATACAAGCAGTTATACTTCTTTGACCCGTTATATCAAAAAATATAAAATTAAGGATAACAGTTGCATTCGTTTTCATACTTTAGCAGGAGAGGAAGCACAAGTAGATTTTGGTGACATAGGCTTACAGTATAATTCTAAAGGGCGTAGAGTTAAAGCATATGTATTTAATATGCGTTTAAGCTATAGTCGCCTTGATTATTATGAAGTAGTGTTTGATCAAAGTTGTCAAACATGGATTCAATGTCATATCAATGCATTTAATTATTTTGCTGGTAGTCCAAAAGTAATAAAACTTGATAATCTTAAAGCTGGAGTAGTAGATGCCAATTTTTATGAGCCAGTATATCAGAAGGAATATAAGTGCTTAGCCGATCATTATGGAATTTTACTTTCTCCTTGTCGAGTGTATCAACCGCAAGAAAAAGGCAAAGTTGAGTCGGGAATAAAATACGTTAAAAATAATTTTTTTGCTGGTCGTAAATTTGATAGATATGAAGAATTAACAAATGGTCTTGCAAATTGGTTAAATAAGGCCAATAGCCGAATACATGGTACTACTAAGAGAATACCTAGAGAACTGTTTGAGCAAGAGGAAAGAAGTAGTTTGATTCCTTTACCATTAGAAACTTTTGATTTGTCATCTTGGCATAATCGAAAAGTAGCAAAAGATTGTCATATTACCATAGATAATAATTATTACTCTGTACCAGCAAAATATATATACAGTGAGGTAATGGTACAATTGTCCCCAAAACTTGTTCAAATATTTTCTATACAAAATGATTTAATAGCAAGACACGTTAGAACAGAGGGCAAGGGGATATTTACCACTAATCCGTCTCATTATGCTAAATACAAACGTCTATGCCCAGGTTTTATAGAATATAGTGAACATTATCAACAACAAATGCAGCAGATAGGGAATAATTGCAGTTTATTATTAGAATCATTACAACAAACAAGAGTGAATGATTGGCAACGTTGTGCACGAGGTATCATTTCTTTACGTAAGGTTTACAATGATGACTTAATAGATAAAGCCTGTCATAGAGCACTACATTATGGTATAAGTTCTTACTCTAAAATTAAGAATATTTTAAATAGTAATGCAGTAAACTTACCATTACCAGAGTTTGGAGGTAATAATGCAGAACTTATTTAA
- a CDS encoding helix-turn-helix domain-containing protein → MMNRKYRHLSREERYEIKRMYDLGVSINKIAQHLTRSKSAISMELKRNKVKDKYMPCVAQEKYENRMYQQELLKIEKNPMLLDYIKNAMIRKKWSPDAIAGKLKLDKNTALCISTESIYRFVYTSAVAAKLKLYSYLPSKRYKRQERGKRRQRIII, encoded by the coding sequence ATGATGAACAGAAAATATAGACACTTATCTCGAGAAGAGAGATATGAGATAAAAAGAATGTATGACCTAGGAGTCAGTATTAATAAGATAGCACAACATCTTACGAGGTCTAAAAGCGCTATTAGTATGGAGCTAAAAAGAAATAAGGTAAAAGATAAGTATATGCCTTGTGTTGCTCAGGAAAAATATGAAAACAGGATGTATCAGCAAGAGTTATTAAAAATAGAAAAGAACCCTATGTTGTTAGATTATATTAAAAATGCTATGATTCGCAAGAAATGGTCGCCGGATGCTATAGCCGGAAAGTTAAAACTAGACAAAAATACAGCTTTGTGTATCAGTACAGAAAGTATATATAGATTTGTTTACACTTCTGCAGTAGCAGCTAAATTAAAGTTATATAGCTATTTACCTTCTAAAAGATATAAAAGGCAAGAAAGAGGGAAGAGGCGTCAAAGGATCATTATATAG